From Verrucomicrobiota bacterium, the proteins below share one genomic window:
- a CDS encoding energy transducer TonB, giving the protein MNKKRADNLKYWHLGWLQYFFVACLIIDQNHSATIAAPPAVKLAYYPLYPREQLLNGDVGNVKVLVLVDKKGRVSDAKVEVSSHPAFANAALRAIRNWRFEPFVVDGVARSVKVRQPFRFVQSVDSFFALEPLKRYKKSSELFPVEAYKPAYPRAFNSYNSKDYCDVIITMNELGKVVRTEIEQVTHPVFIKPSIEAAKLWKFTPFTRWDNFERMKGYTADFINESYGRIKMRLTFLYGIQLGEELEMVQEKILKSSNKQYANK; this is encoded by the coding sequence ATGAATAAAAAGCGCGCAGATAATCTAAAATACTGGCATCTAGGCTGGCTCCAATACTTCTTTGTCGCATGCTTGATTATTGACCAAAATCACAGCGCAACAATAGCAGCACCGCCTGCAGTCAAATTGGCTTATTATCCCCTATACCCTCGCGAACAACTTTTAAATGGAGATGTTGGAAATGTCAAAGTTCTGGTCCTTGTAGACAAAAAGGGCAGAGTTTCTGATGCTAAAGTTGAAGTCTCCAGCCACCCAGCATTTGCTAACGCAGCACTCAGGGCAATAAGGAATTGGAGATTTGAGCCATTTGTTGTAGATGGTGTTGCTCGCTCGGTGAAAGTAAGACAACCATTTAGATTTGTGCAATCGGTAGATTCATTTTTTGCGCTAGAGCCACTAAAAAGGTATAAGAAATCCAGTGAGCTATTTCCTGTAGAGGCATATAAGCCCGCTTACCCTAGGGCTTTTAACTCCTATAACTCAAAAGATTATTGTGATGTAATCATTACAATGAATGAGCTTGGTAAGGTTGTTAGAACAGAGATTGAGCAAGTTACGCACCCTGTATTCATAAAGCCATCAATTGAGGCAGCAAAGCTATGGAAATTTACTCCCTTCACCCGTTGGGACAATTTTGAGAGGATGAAGGGTTATACAGCAGACTTTATTAACGAGAGCTACGGTAGAATCAAAATGAGGTTGACCTTTCTTTATGGAATACAACTAGGTGAAGAGTTAGAGATGGTTCAAGAGAAGATACTGAAGTCGTCTAATAAGCAATATGCTAACAAGTAG
- a CDS encoding CBS domain-containing protein produces MIVQMYMTKDVQTVSPETSMHEAIAKMVRHKIRRLVVLSTEGRIIGIVSEGDIAKNYPSNVNPFSAAGPESIPGAKDVRGILSKNVITISQNQPLEEAAKVMADYHVGGLPVEHDNKLVGIITESDIFRAFVRILSSEEGTARITFGLSENENILSFLIELVKKHNVKLLSFLNYQSQGRNFGVAKISGRQIQGFVDELWDSGHSVENVLRK; encoded by the coding sequence GTGATAGTTCAAATGTACATGACCAAAGATGTGCAAACGGTTTCTCCCGAAACATCGATGCATGAAGCAATCGCTAAGATGGTCAGACATAAAATTAGGCGACTGGTCGTTTTGAGTACAGAGGGTCGAATTATTGGAATAGTAAGCGAAGGGGATATTGCTAAAAACTACCCAAGCAATGTAAACCCTTTTTCAGCAGCTGGACCTGAAAGCATTCCGGGTGCAAAAGACGTTAGAGGAATTTTATCTAAAAATGTCATCACCATCTCTCAGAATCAGCCGTTAGAAGAAGCTGCCAAAGTAATGGCTGATTACCATGTTGGCGGTTTACCCGTCGAGCACGACAATAAGCTAGTGGGAATTATAACAGAGTCTGATATCTTCAGGGCTTTCGTAAGAATATTGTCTAGTGAAGAGGGGACAGCTCGCATCACTTTTGGTTTAAGTGAAAATGAAAATATTTTATCTTTCCTCATCGAGTTAGTAAAAAAGCATAATGTCAAGCTGCTAAGCTTCCTAAACTACCAGAGTCAAGGTCGAAATTTTGGAGTAGCCAAGATATCAGGCCGACAAATACAGGGATTCGTTGATGAGCTTTGGGACTCTGGACACTCAGTTGAGAATGTCCTGCGAAAGTAG